The Streptomyces taklimakanensis nucleotide sequence CTCCACCCGCCGGCTCGCCGCCGAACTGGGCGTCAGCGGCCCGTCCCTGTACAACCACTTCCGCACCAAGGACGAGATCCTGGACGCGGTCGCCGACGCCGTGTGCGCCGACGTCGACCTGTCGATGTTCGACGACGGCACCGACTGGCGCGCGGCGCTGGTGGCGTGGGCCCGCTCCTACCGGGCGGCGCTCGCCGCCCACCCGAACATCGTTCCGCACCTGGCCCAGGGCCCCGGCCGCCGTCCGAGCCAACTGCGGATGGCCGACGCCGTCTACGGCGCGATGCTCGACGCCGGTTGGTCCCGTGCCCAGGCCACCCGCATCGGCGCGATGATGCGGTACTTCGTGGCCGGTTCGGCGCTGGGCTCCTTCGCCCGCGGCTTCGTCGACGACGCCGCGCTCTACGAACGGGACTACCCCCACCTGGACCAGGCCCACCTGCTGGCCGAACACCAACAGCGGGTCGACGAGGGAGCGTTCGAGACGGGCCTGCGCGCCCTCGTCGACGGGCTCGCGCTGCGGTTCCCCGCGGGGGACGCCGGGACGGCCCGGGACGCCCCGGACGCCTGAGCCGCCGGGCGCCGACCGGCACCCCCCGAGGGGGCGCAAGCCCCATCGCACCTCCTCACGCCCCCTCGCGCTTCCTCACTCCTCGTCGAACATCACCAGCGCCCGGCCGCCGCGCCCGGCGAGCATGGCCTCGAAGGCCGCCGGCACCTCGTCCAGGCCGATCCGGTCGGTGACCAGCGTGCCCAGGTCCAGCGCGCCGGAGCGGACGTGCTCGGCGAGCACCGGCAGATCGCGGACGGGGTCGCAGTCGCCGTAGACGCAGCCGGACAGGGTCCGGGCGAAGTGGAAGATCTCCAGCGGTGAGAAGGAGACCCGCGTGTCCTTGCCGCCGATGCCGACGACCGAAGTGCGGCCGCCACGCCGGGTGGAGGACCAGGCCGCCCGGATGGTCTCCGCGCGCCCCACGCACTCGATGGCGGCGTCGGCGCCCAGGCCACCGGTGATCCCGCGGACCTCCTTGGCGGTGGTGTCGGAGGCGATCAGGAAGTCGGTGGCCCCGGCGCGACGCGCCAACTCCTCCTTCTGCGGGGAGACGTCCACGGCGACGATCCGGTCCGCGCCCGCGATCCGCGCCGACTGGATCACCGCCAGGCCGACCCCGCCGACGCCGAAGACGGCCAGCGACTCGCCCTCGCGCAGGCGGACGCTGTGGTTGACCGCCCCGTAGCCGGTCAGGACCGCGCAGCCCAGCAGGGCCGCGTCGGCCGGCGGCACGCCGGCGGGCAGCGGCAGCACGCCGCGCTCGGCGACGACCGTCTCCTGGGCGAACGCGGCCGTGCCCAGCCCCGGGTACAGGTCGCGGCCGTCGGCGGCGCGGGCGTAGGGGACGCCGCCGGCCGCGTTGGCCTCGGTGCACAGCCAGGGCTCGCCCAGCCTCGCGCAGAAGTGGCAGCTCCCGCAGGAGGGCGCCCAGTTGAGGACGACCCGCTGCCCCGGCGAGACGGAGGTCACGCCCTCTCCCACGGCGGTCACGGTGCCCGAGCCCTCGTGGCCGAGGACGGCGGGTACGGGCTGGCGCAGGGTGCCGTTGGACAGCGACAGATCGGAGTGGCAGACCCCGGCGGCGGTGAGGCGGATCCTCACCCGGCCGGGGCCGGGCTCCGGCAGGTCGATCTCCCCGATCTCCAGTGGGGCATGGACGGCGGGCAGGACTACGGCGCGGACCACGTGGCGTTTCCTCTCGTGTCCTCGGCGGACGTGCGGCTTCTCGCGGGGCCTGATCGGAACTGCTCCGAACTGCTCCGAACTGCTCTGAACTGTTCTGGACTGTTCTGGACTGCTCTGGACCGTTCTGGACTGCCGGGAACTGCTCTGGACCGCTCAGAGCTGCAGGGACTTGGTCTGGAGGTACTCGGCCAGACCGTGCGGCCCCAGTTCGCGCCCCACACCGGACCTCTTGTACCCGCCGAAGGGCGCCAGCGGGTTGAAGCGGCCGCCGTTGATGTCCACCTGGCCGGTCTCCAGGCGGCGCGCGAAGGCCACGGCCTCCTCGTCGTCCGCCGCCCACACGGCGCCGGCCAGACCGTACTCGGAGTCGTTGGCGATGCGCACCGCCTCCTCGGTGTCCTCGTACCGCATGACGCTCAGCACGGGGCCGAAGATCTCCTCCCGGGCGACGGTCATCTCCGGTGTGACACCGGCCAGCACGGTGGGCCGCACGTAGTAGCCGCGCTCCACGCCCTCGGGCGCCTCGGGGCCGCCCGCGACGAGGGTGGCGCCCTCCTCGACGCCGGTGCGGATGTAGCCGGTGACGCGCTCCCGCTGCCCCGCGTTGACCACCGGCCCCAGGCGGGTGGCGGGGTCGGTGGGGTCCCCGGGGGCGTACTTGGCGGCGGCCGCCGCGGCGATCTCCACGGCCTCGTCGTAGACGTCGGCGTGGACCAGCATCCGGGTCCAGGCGCTGCACGTCTGGCCGGAGTTGGCCATCACGTTGCCCACCCCGATCTTCACGGCCTTCACCAGGTCGGCGCCGGGCAGGAGGACGTTGGCGGACTTGCCGCCCAGTTCCAGGGCGACCCGCTTGACCGCGCCGCCCACGATGGCGCCGACGCGGCGGCCGACGGCGGTGGAGCCGGTGAAGGAGACCATGTCCACGCCCGCGTGCTCGACCAGCGCCTGGCCGGCGACCGGGCCGAGTCCGGTGACGAGGTTGAACGTCCCGGCGGGCAGCCCCGCCTCGGCCACGGCCTCGGCGAAGAGCCGCGCCACCAGCGGGGTGTCCTCGGCGGGCTTGAGGACCACGGTGCAGCCGGCGGCGAGCGCCGGGGCGACCTTGGCGACGATCTGGTGCAGCGGGTAGTTCCAGGGCGTGACGGCGCCCACCACGCCCACCGGCTCGTGCAGCACCCGGGAGGTGCCCAGCTCCTCCTCGAAGGGGTGCTCGGCGGCGAGCCGGGCATACGTCCCGGCGACCGTGACGGGCAGGTCCGCGTGGACGGCCCGCGCGAAGGAGACGGGGGCGCCCAGCTCCGCGGTGACGGTGGCCGCGATCGTCTCGCGCCGGGCGGCCAGCGCGTCGTGGAGGGCGCCGATCCGCGCCGCGCGGTCGGCGGGTGGTGTGGCGGCCCAGCCGGGCAGGGCCGCGCGGGCGGCGCGCACGGCCGCGTCGACGTCCTCGGCGGTGCCCGCCGGCACGGTGCCGATGATCTCTTCGGTGGCCGGGTTGACGACCTCGATGGTCCCGTCGCTCGCGGCGGGACGCCACTCCCCGTCGATGTACATGCCGTTGTGTGCCTGCATGACTCTAAACTAGCGGCGCTAGTTTGAGGTGTCAGCAGGACGCCGCGTGCCGTGGGTCACGTGGGGCCGCGCCGCCCCTCCCGAAGGGCCCGCCGGCGCGCCGGCGGGCATCACCTCCACCGGGAAGCCGTTGAGCACGGCCGTCCCGGAGAGCGGGTCGAGCAGCCGGCCGTCCAGCAGTTGGTTGACGTTGACGCCGGGGTCGGCGGCGGCCACCGGCGTCCGGGTGCCGGGACGGTCGTGGCCCCAGCCGTGCGGCAGGCTGACGACCCCGGGCAGCACCGCGTCGGTCACCTCCACCGGCACCTCCACCTCCCCTCCGGCGCCGACCACGCGGGCGAGGCCGCCCTCGAACAGACCCAGCCGGGCGGCGTCGTCGGGATGCACGTGGAGGGTGCAGCGGTTGCCGCCGCCCCGCAGTCCGGGGATGTTGTGCATCCAACTGTTGTTGGAACGCAGGTGGCGTCGGCCGACGAGCACCGGCGCCCCGGCGGGCCCCCGACGCTCCGCCAGGGAGCGACGCAGTCGGGAGACGTCGGCGACGATCGGCTCCGGGCACAGCTCCACGGTGCCGGAGGGGGTGCGCAGCACCTCGGGCAGCCGGGGCCGCAGCGGGCCGAGATCGACGCCGTGCGGGTGCGTCAGCAGCCGGGCCAGGGTGAGCCCGTCGGGGTTCGCGCCGAAGCCGTCGCCGTAGGGGCCCAGGCGCAGCATCAGGTCCAACCGGCGTTCGACCCCGTCCTCGCCGGTCAACAGGCCCGCCAACTCCGCCGGTTCGCGGCCGTGGACCGGGGAGCGGGAGTCGGCGACGGCGGCGGCCAGGGTGCGCTCGATCACCGCGGCGTCGACGGAGCTCGGGTCCCCGCCCGGCGCGCCGGAGGCGCACAGCACCAGTCGGGCCAGGATCTCGCCCTCGCCCATCTCCCCCTCGCCGAGGGGGATCACGGGACGGGTGAGGCGCACCTGGTTGCGGACGGCCAGGCCGTTGAGGGAGAAGTCGAAGTGCGGGCTGCGGGAGGGCCGGGGCGGCGGCAGCACGACGTGGGCGTGGCGGGAGGTCTCGTTGAGGTAGGGATCGACGCTCACCATGAAGTCCAGACCGGCCAGCGCCCGTTCGAGTCGGTCGCCGTTCGGGGCGGAGAGCACGGGGTTGCCGGCGACGCAGACCAGCGCGCGGACCCGTCCCTCGCCCGGGGTGTCGATCTCCTCGGCCAGCGCGGCGGCCGGAAACTCCCCCTTGACCTCCGGGTACCCGCTCACCCGGCTGTGCCGGCGGCCGGTGACGAAGCCCCGGCCCGCAGCGGGGGGCCGGGGCGCGCGGGCGGTGGCCGACAACGGGAACAGCACGCCGCCGGCCCGGTCGAGGTTGCCGGTGAGGGCGTTGAGGACGTCGACCAGCCAACTGGTCAGGGTGCCGAACTCCACCGCCGTGCTGCCGATCCGTCCGTAGACCGCGGCGCGCTCGGCGGCGGCCAGCTCGCGGGCGAGGGCGCGGACGACATCGGGCTCGACGCCGCACGCGTCGGCGACGGCCTCGGGGGTGAAGTCCGCGGCGAGCCGCGCCACGTCCTCCACCCCGCTCAGGTGCGGCGCGGCCGCGCCGGGGTCGACCAGGTCCTCCGCGAAGAGGACCTGGACCATCGCCATCAGCAGCAGGGCGTCGCCGCCGGGGCGCACCGCCACGTGCCGGTCGGCCAGGCGCGCGGTGCGGGTGCGGCGCGGGTCGACCACGGTGAGGGTGCCGCCGCGTTTCCGCAACGCCCGCAGCCGGCCGGGGAAGTCGGGCGCGGTGCACAGGCTCCCGTTGGACTCCACCGGGTTGGCGCCGACGACCAACAGGTGGTCGGCGCGGTC carries:
- a CDS encoding TetR/AcrR family transcriptional regulator C-terminal domain-containing protein, with product MARPRTPLLSRERIVAAALALVDAEGLPAVSTRRLAAELGVSGPSLYNHFRTKDEILDAVADAVCADVDLSMFDDGTDWRAALVAWARSYRAALAAHPNIVPHLAQGPGRRPSQLRMADAVYGAMLDAGWSRAQATRIGAMMRYFVAGSALGSFARGFVDDAALYERDYPHLDQAHLLAEHQQRVDEGAFETGLRALVDGLALRFPAGDAGTARDAPDA
- a CDS encoding zinc-binding dehydrogenase; this translates as MVRAVVLPAVHAPLEIGEIDLPEPGPGRVRIRLTAAGVCHSDLSLSNGTLRQPVPAVLGHEGSGTVTAVGEGVTSVSPGQRVVLNWAPSCGSCHFCARLGEPWLCTEANAAGGVPYARAADGRDLYPGLGTAAFAQETVVAERGVLPLPAGVPPADAALLGCAVLTGYGAVNHSVRLREGESLAVFGVGGVGLAVIQSARIAGADRIVAVDVSPQKEELARRAGATDFLIASDTTAKEVRGITGGLGADAAIECVGRAETIRAAWSSTRRGGRTSVVGIGGKDTRVSFSPLEIFHFARTLSGCVYGDCDPVRDLPVLAEHVRSGALDLGTLVTDRIGLDEVPAAFEAMLAGRGGRALVMFDEE
- a CDS encoding aldehyde dehydrogenase family protein; translated protein: MQAHNGMYIDGEWRPAASDGTIEVVNPATEEIIGTVPAGTAEDVDAAVRAARAALPGWAATPPADRAARIGALHDALAARRETIAATVTAELGAPVSFARAVHADLPVTVAGTYARLAAEHPFEEELGTSRVLHEPVGVVGAVTPWNYPLHQIVAKVAPALAAGCTVVLKPAEDTPLVARLFAEAVAEAGLPAGTFNLVTGLGPVAGQALVEHAGVDMVSFTGSTAVGRRVGAIVGGAVKRVALELGGKSANVLLPGADLVKAVKIGVGNVMANSGQTCSAWTRMLVHADVYDEAVEIAAAAAAKYAPGDPTDPATRLGPVVNAGQRERVTGYIRTGVEEGATLVAGGPEAPEGVERGYYVRPTVLAGVTPEMTVAREEIFGPVLSVMRYEDTEEAVRIANDSEYGLAGAVWAADDEEAVAFARRLETGQVDINGGRFNPLAPFGGYKRSGVGRELGPHGLAEYLQTKSLQL
- a CDS encoding molybdopterin oxidoreductase family protein, translated to MGPGDGERTRAALRICPLCEATCGLTVTVAAVGDGQERITAARGDRDDVFSRGYVCPKGALFGELDGDPHRLARPLVRRDGALREASWEEAFAAVAEGLGGVLAAGDPRAVALFLGNPNVHTVAGALYPPLLIKALRTPNLFTASTLDQMPKHVSCGLLYGDPSAIPVPDPDRADHLLVVGANPVESNGSLCTAPDFPGRLRALRKRGGTLTVVDPRRTRTARLADRHVAVRPGGDALLLMAMVQVLFAEDLVDPGAAAPHLSGVEDVARLAADFTPEAVADACGVEPDVVRALARELAAAERAAVYGRIGSTAVEFGTLTSWLVDVLNALTGNLDRAGGVLFPLSATARAPRPPAAGRGFVTGRRHSRVSGYPEVKGEFPAAALAEEIDTPGEGRVRALVCVAGNPVLSAPNGDRLERALAGLDFMVSVDPYLNETSRHAHVVLPPPRPSRSPHFDFSLNGLAVRNQVRLTRPVIPLGEGEMGEGEILARLVLCASGAPGGDPSSVDAAVIERTLAAAVADSRSPVHGREPAELAGLLTGEDGVERRLDLMLRLGPYGDGFGANPDGLTLARLLTHPHGVDLGPLRPRLPEVLRTPSGTVELCPEPIVADVSRLRRSLAERRGPAGAPVLVGRRHLRSNNSWMHNIPGLRGGGNRCTLHVHPDDAARLGLFEGGLARVVGAGGEVEVPVEVTDAVLPGVVSLPHGWGHDRPGTRTPVAAADPGVNVNQLLDGRLLDPLSGTAVLNGFPVEVMPAGAPAGPSGGAARPHVTHGTRRPADTSN